In one window of Temnothorax longispinosus isolate EJ_2023e chromosome 9, Tlon_JGU_v1, whole genome shotgun sequence DNA:
- the LOC139819664 gene encoding male-enhanced antigen 1 has protein sequence MSPEPTQEPIQESLTVSNVVLDARAANDEEDSDDEAMSMAGYMPLSQVSTDADPMLGEEENDEWLSGFGESSQASSVPITEETQQSSSEILEVWSCPNNRSDIDLDATKIKEVKSVMASITIPETSIPQWASAISEEQWKEQLLVRIKQMQNKDS, from the exons ATGTCGCCGGAGCCCACGCAGGAACCCATTCAGGAGAGTCTGACAGTTTCCAACGTAGTCCTGGATGCGAGAGCGGCGAATGATGAGGAGGACAGCGATGATGAGGCTATGAGTATGGCGGGATACATGCCGCTATCCCAAGTGTCCACCGATGCCGATCCCATGTTAGGCGAGGAAGAG AATGACGAGTGGCTATCTGGATTTGGCGAATCTAGTCAAGCGTCATCCGTTCCGATAACTGAAGAAACTCAGCAA AGTTCTTCAGAGATACTGGAAGTCTGGTCGTGTCCAAACAATCGTTCTGACATTGATCTGGATGCGACTAAGATCAAAGAAGTAAAATCCGTGATGGCGTCCATTACCATCCCCGAAACTTCCATTCCGCAATGGGCGAGCGCGATCTCGGAAGAGCAATGGAAAGAGCAGCTTCTCGTACGCATCAAGCAGATGCAGAACAAAGATTCGTAG
- the Gat-1b gene encoding GABA neurotransmitter transporter-1B isoform X2, producing the protein MRGSTGRPKVDRSTSPLPRKPAPNPVNPVQELKALFSDPASNRAPPNGEKESDFRFEAIQCLRQSSIIKRPRDSLPERGNWSSKIEFILSVVGLAIGLGNLWRFPYLCYKNGGGAFMVPYFIALALAGIPMFLMELSLGQMLTIGGLGVFKIAPIFKGIGYATCVLSCWTNVYYIIILAWALFYFLVSLRTDVPWGTCDNSWNTRYCITTRERLNVSCWENDHWPNNMICATPLGNLSHELLKDPVKEFWERRTLQISSGIEDVGGIRWELAGTLAVVWIMCYFCIWKGVKWTGKVVYFTALFPYALLAVLLVRGLTLPGASEGLKYYATPNLSKLGDPEVWIDAVTQIFFTYALGLGALVALGSYNKFNNNVYKDALIVCGVNTCTSLLSGVVIFSVVGFMAHEQQKPVADVAASGPGLAFLVYPSAVLQLPGASIWASLFFFMLLLIGLDSQFCTMEGFITAAVDEWPRTLRKRKEMFIAIVCLISYLIGLLCVTEGGMYVFQLLDTYAVSGFCLLFLMFFECIAVSWAFGVDRFYDGIRDMIGYYPCFWWKICWTFTTPAICVGVFIFNIIKFVPVKYLAYEFPWWSHLLGWLAGLSSMLCIPGYMIYIWSVTPGTTSEKYRKLIKIEDDVAALRKKLNPVKAAAIDAEFEL; encoded by the exons ATGAG GGGATCGACCGGCCGTCCCAAGGTAGACAGATCCACTAGTCCTCTGCCGAGAAAACCGGCGCCGAACCCGGTGAATCCGGTGCAGGAGCTGAAGGCCCTCTTCTCCGATCCCGCCAGCAACCGAGCTCCCCCCAATGGCGAGAAAGAGTCGGATTTCCGATTCGAGGCAATACAATGCCTGCGACAGTCCTCGATTATCAAGAGGCCCAGGGATTCCCTGCCGGAACGAGGGAACTGGAGCAGCAAG atcgaatttattttatccgtCGTGGGATTGGCCATAGGTTTGGGGAATCTGTGGCGATTTCCGTACCTTTGTTATAAGAATGGCGGCGGTGCTTTCATGGTGCCCTACTTCATCGCGCTCGCACTGGCCGGTATACCCATGTTCCTGATGGAGCTATCCTTAGGACAGATGCTGACGATAGGTGGTCTGGGTGTTTTTAAAATAGCACCGATTTTTAAAG GCATTGGATACGCGACCTGCGTGCTTTCCTGCTGGACCAATGTGTATTACATCATCATCCTTGCTTGGGCGCTCTTCTACTTCCTGGTCTCCTTACGTACTG ATGTACCCTGGGGAACTTGCGACAACTCGTGGAACACGCGCTACTGCATCACGACCCGCGAACGTCTGAACGTATCGTGCTGGGAGAACGACCACTGGCCGAACAACATGATATGTGCCACACCTCTTGGGAACTTGAGTCACGAGCTGTTGAAGGATCCAGTCAAAGAATTTTGGGA GAGGCGCACCCTGCAGATTTCCTCGGGCATCGAAGACGTCGGTGGTATAAGATGGGAATTGGCCGGTACCCTCGCGGTCGTGTGGATTATGTGCTACTTTTGTATCTGGAAAGGCGTCAAATGGACCGGCAAG GTCGTCTATTTCACGGCGCTCTTCCCATACGCCCTGCTGGCGGTGCTGCTCGTGCGAGGCTTGACGCTTCCCGGCGCTTCGGAAGGTTTGAAGTATTACGCTACGCCGAATCTCTCGAAACTCGGCGATCCCGAG GTATGGATAGACGCGGTGACCCAGATATTCTTCACTTACGCTCTCGGTCTAGGTGCATTGGTAGCCCTAGGCAGTtacaacaaatttaataataatgtttacaA AGATGCTCTCATCGTATGCGGAGTGAATACTTGCACCAGCTTGCTTAGCGGAGTAGTCATATTTTCCGTAGTCGGTTTCATGGCCCACGAGCAACAGAAACCAGTGGCCGATGTAGCCGCTTCTG GGCCTGGGCTGGCTTTCCTAGTTTATCCCTCGGCAGTGTTGCAACTACCTGGGGCCTCAATTTGGGCGAGTCTGTTCTTCTTTATGCTCCTCCTGATAGGATTGGATAGTCAG TTCTGCACCATGGAGGGCTTTATCACCGCCGCCGTGGATGAGTGGCCGCGAACGCTCAGAAAACGGAAAGAAATGTTCATCGCGATCGTATGCTTGATCTCCTATCTAATCGGACTTCTGTGCGTTACGGAA GGCGGTATGTACGTGTTTCAACTATTAGACACGTACGCTGTGAGCGGGTTCTGCTTACTCTTCCTGATGTTCTTCGAGTGCATCGCCGTCTCATGGGCATTCGGAGTGGACCGATTTTACGACGGCATACGGGACATGATAGGCTATTATCCCTGTTTCTGGTGGAAGATATGCTGGACATTTACCACTCCTGCCATTTGCGTG ggCGTTTTcatctttaatattatcaaattcgTCCCTGTCAAATACCTTGCGTACGAATTTCCGTGGTGGAGCCATTTGCTGGGATGGCTCGCGGGTCTTTCCTCGATGTTGTGCATTCCAGGTTACATGATTTATATCTGGAGCGTTACACCCGGAACTACCTCAGAG AAATATcggaaattgataaaaatagaagatgATGTTGCTGCCTTACGGAAGAAACTCAATCCAGTCAAAGCCGCTGCCATCGATGCGGAGTTCGAATTATAA
- the Gat-1b gene encoding GABA neurotransmitter transporter-1B isoform X1, producing the protein MPSRGSTGRPKVDRSTSPLPRKPAPNPVNPVQELKALFSDPASNRAPPNGEKESDFRFEAIQCLRQSSIIKRPRDSLPERGNWSSKIEFILSVVGLAIGLGNLWRFPYLCYKNGGGAFMVPYFIALALAGIPMFLMELSLGQMLTIGGLGVFKIAPIFKGIGYATCVLSCWTNVYYIIILAWALFYFLVSLRTDVPWGTCDNSWNTRYCITTRERLNVSCWENDHWPNNMICATPLGNLSHELLKDPVKEFWERRTLQISSGIEDVGGIRWELAGTLAVVWIMCYFCIWKGVKWTGKVVYFTALFPYALLAVLLVRGLTLPGASEGLKYYATPNLSKLGDPEVWIDAVTQIFFTYALGLGALVALGSYNKFNNNVYKDALIVCGVNTCTSLLSGVVIFSVVGFMAHEQQKPVADVAASGPGLAFLVYPSAVLQLPGASIWASLFFFMLLLIGLDSQFCTMEGFITAAVDEWPRTLRKRKEMFIAIVCLISYLIGLLCVTEGGMYVFQLLDTYAVSGFCLLFLMFFECIAVSWAFGVDRFYDGIRDMIGYYPCFWWKICWTFTTPAICVGVFIFNIIKFVPVKYLAYEFPWWSHLLGWLAGLSSMLCIPGYMIYIWSVTPGTTSEKYRKLIKIEDDVAALRKKLNPVKAAAIDAEFEL; encoded by the exons ATGCCTTCAAGGGGATCGACCGGCCGTCCCAAGGTAGACAGATCCACTAGTCCTCTGCCGAGAAAACCGGCGCCGAACCCGGTGAATCCGGTGCAGGAGCTGAAGGCCCTCTTCTCCGATCCCGCCAGCAACCGAGCTCCCCCCAATGGCGAGAAAGAGTCGGATTTCCGATTCGAGGCAATACAATGCCTGCGACAGTCCTCGATTATCAAGAGGCCCAGGGATTCCCTGCCGGAACGAGGGAACTGGAGCAGCAAG atcgaatttattttatccgtCGTGGGATTGGCCATAGGTTTGGGGAATCTGTGGCGATTTCCGTACCTTTGTTATAAGAATGGCGGCGGTGCTTTCATGGTGCCCTACTTCATCGCGCTCGCACTGGCCGGTATACCCATGTTCCTGATGGAGCTATCCTTAGGACAGATGCTGACGATAGGTGGTCTGGGTGTTTTTAAAATAGCACCGATTTTTAAAG GCATTGGATACGCGACCTGCGTGCTTTCCTGCTGGACCAATGTGTATTACATCATCATCCTTGCTTGGGCGCTCTTCTACTTCCTGGTCTCCTTACGTACTG ATGTACCCTGGGGAACTTGCGACAACTCGTGGAACACGCGCTACTGCATCACGACCCGCGAACGTCTGAACGTATCGTGCTGGGAGAACGACCACTGGCCGAACAACATGATATGTGCCACACCTCTTGGGAACTTGAGTCACGAGCTGTTGAAGGATCCAGTCAAAGAATTTTGGGA GAGGCGCACCCTGCAGATTTCCTCGGGCATCGAAGACGTCGGTGGTATAAGATGGGAATTGGCCGGTACCCTCGCGGTCGTGTGGATTATGTGCTACTTTTGTATCTGGAAAGGCGTCAAATGGACCGGCAAG GTCGTCTATTTCACGGCGCTCTTCCCATACGCCCTGCTGGCGGTGCTGCTCGTGCGAGGCTTGACGCTTCCCGGCGCTTCGGAAGGTTTGAAGTATTACGCTACGCCGAATCTCTCGAAACTCGGCGATCCCGAG GTATGGATAGACGCGGTGACCCAGATATTCTTCACTTACGCTCTCGGTCTAGGTGCATTGGTAGCCCTAGGCAGTtacaacaaatttaataataatgtttacaA AGATGCTCTCATCGTATGCGGAGTGAATACTTGCACCAGCTTGCTTAGCGGAGTAGTCATATTTTCCGTAGTCGGTTTCATGGCCCACGAGCAACAGAAACCAGTGGCCGATGTAGCCGCTTCTG GGCCTGGGCTGGCTTTCCTAGTTTATCCCTCGGCAGTGTTGCAACTACCTGGGGCCTCAATTTGGGCGAGTCTGTTCTTCTTTATGCTCCTCCTGATAGGATTGGATAGTCAG TTCTGCACCATGGAGGGCTTTATCACCGCCGCCGTGGATGAGTGGCCGCGAACGCTCAGAAAACGGAAAGAAATGTTCATCGCGATCGTATGCTTGATCTCCTATCTAATCGGACTTCTGTGCGTTACGGAA GGCGGTATGTACGTGTTTCAACTATTAGACACGTACGCTGTGAGCGGGTTCTGCTTACTCTTCCTGATGTTCTTCGAGTGCATCGCCGTCTCATGGGCATTCGGAGTGGACCGATTTTACGACGGCATACGGGACATGATAGGCTATTATCCCTGTTTCTGGTGGAAGATATGCTGGACATTTACCACTCCTGCCATTTGCGTG ggCGTTTTcatctttaatattatcaaattcgTCCCTGTCAAATACCTTGCGTACGAATTTCCGTGGTGGAGCCATTTGCTGGGATGGCTCGCGGGTCTTTCCTCGATGTTGTGCATTCCAGGTTACATGATTTATATCTGGAGCGTTACACCCGGAACTACCTCAGAG AAATATcggaaattgataaaaatagaagatgATGTTGCTGCCTTACGGAAGAAACTCAATCCAGTCAAAGCCGCTGCCATCGATGCGGAGTTCGAATTATAA